From a region of the Oscarella lobularis chromosome 7, ooOscLobu1.1, whole genome shotgun sequence genome:
- the LOC136188593 gene encoding zinc phosphodiesterase ELAC protein 2-like isoform X2: MFLLIRLQPWLFSRSSCRFCSYRGRFRTKMNPPSRIYLQIVGSATGDSFPSIMLISDRQRYLFNCGEGLQRFCTEHRVRLAKIKHVFFTRLIWERLGGLPGLGLTLRESGASEGITLHGPQPLTRFVQATRHFLYKGVAHYKNEEFMEDLDKSLSNDDDRGILFPPPCLEDDIVTLWPIVTDGLKLTAAATTDDDDEDDEKSVRKTTSKRKQYTDYAISYIGKLADVRGKFLPNKAKALGVPMGPAFSRLTKGETVTLNDGTQVNPSDCMEQPSPGPTFFIIECPSENHWSQLVSNKMLIRYAKEKNATVAVHITPHSLFSSSQYQEWLVASFGSCQHIVINEQTSPQRLVYLRQSQIQARLHAIDPNVFPLPATTAEATAAEQQLLLPQNVTAGDLSLKFHFRPDKLKGFDTSDLLAHPNLKDICEEMKKRPDMKLCLDQINLTPRQPHDDDNDDDNDVEITFSGTASSVPSKYRNVSGILLRLGSDDSCTSMMMDCGEGTYGQLLRTFGDEIKRVLASICCIFISHIHADHHLGLIQILMEREKVNPHPVVIVGPLHLRSWLVEYVEACHPVPFKFLYSGDMLHSGHKYEKTFAGMLGMKEFICVPVIHCRDAFGIVFQHRDDWKMVYSGDTRPCPALVKAGANATVVIHEATHEDELQQEAINKNHCTMSEAIQCGIDMNTKMLILTHFSLRYPKFPVISKSFTSKTALAYDLMKLKLKDVDYIARLVPAIELVFKEEQDDQEDKSMTMLTN, translated from the exons ATGTTCTTGTTGATACGATTGCAACCGTGGCTTTTTTCGCGCAGTTCTTGTCGTTTCTGTAGCTATCGCGGCCGCTTTCGAACGAAAATGAACCCTCCGTCGAGGATTTATCTGCAGATCGTTGGAAGTGCGACGGGCGACTCTTTTCCGTCGATCATGCTCATAAGCGATCGGCAGAG ATACCTTTTCAACTGCGGAGAAGGTCTTCAGAGATTTTGCACGGAGCACAG agTTCGTTTGGCCAAAATAAAGCACGTCTTCTTCACTCGATTGATTTGGGAACGTCTTGGTGGACTGCCCGGTCTGGGATTGACGCTGAGAGAGTCAGGAGCTTCGGAGGGAATCACGTTGCACGGTCCTCAACCTTTG ACTCGTTTTGTTCAAGCTACAAGACATTTTCTCTATAAAGGCGTTGCTCACTATA aaaacgaagagttTATGGAAGATTTAGATAAATCATtgtcaaacgacgacgacagaggcattctttttcctcctcccTGCTTGGAAGATGACATTGTGACACTTTGGCCTATTGTAACAG ATGGTCTAAAGTTGACAGCAGCTGCTACTacagatgatgatgatgaggatgaTGAGAAAAGTGTTAGAAAGACAACGTCTAAACGAAAACAATACACTGACTATGCTATATCATATATAGGAAAG TTAGCCGACGTTAGGGGAAAGTTTCTTCCCAATAAAGCCAAAGCCTTGGGTGTTCCAAT GGGTCCAGCATTTTCACGTCTTACGAAAGGAGAGACGGTTACGCTAAACGACGGTACACAAGTGAATCCATCCGATTGCATGGAACAGCCAAGTCCAGGACCAACATTTTTTA TTATTGAATGTCCATCTGAAAATCATTGGTCTCAATTGGTTAGCAACAAAATGCTGATAAGATatgcaaaggagaagaatgCAACAGTGGCAGTTCACATAACACCTCACAGTCTATTTTCATCTTCACAATATCAAGAGTGGCTTGTCGCAAG CTTTGGATCATGCCAGCATATTGTCATCAATGAACAAACGTCTCCTCAACGTCTCGTCTATTTACGACAATCACAAATTCAAGCACGACTCCATGCCATTGATCCCAATGTATTTCCATTGCCGGCGACTACGGcggaggcgacggcggcggaacaACAATTGCTGCTGCCACAAAACGTGACAGCTGGAGACCTCAGTCTCAAGTTTCATTTCAGACCAGACAAATTGAAAGGATTTGACAC GAGCGATTTGCTGGCTCATCCCAATCTCAAAGATATCtgtgaagaaatgaaaaagaggCCAGATATGAAATTGTGCCTTGATCAAATCAACCTCACTCCCCGTCAGCcacacgacgacgacaacgatgatgataatgacGTGGAAATCACGTTTAGTGGAACGGCTTCAAGTGTACCTTCAAAGTACAGAAACGTCTCTGGAATATTGCTTCGACTTGGAAG TGACGACAGCTGCACGTCAATGATGATGGATTGCGGCGAGGGAACGTACGGACAACTGTTGAGAACTTTTGGAGATGAAATCAAACGAGTCCTTGCGAGCATTTGCTGCATTTTCATTTCTCACATTCACGCTGATCATCACTTG GGTCTCATTCAGATACTAATGGAAAGGGAGAAAGTCAAT CCTCATCCCGTTGTAATTGTAGGTCCTCTTCATCTTCGAAGTTGGCTCGTCGAATACGTTGAAGCTTGTCATCCTGTCCCCTTCAA gTTTCTCTATAGCGGCGATATGCTTCACAGCGGTCATAAATATGAAAAGACATTTGCAGGGATGTTGGGCATGAAGGAATTCATTTGCGTGCCCGTTATTCACTGTCGTGACGCCTTTGGCATTGTATTTCAACATCGAGACGATTGGAAAATGGTCTATAGTGGAGATACGAGACCCTGTCCAGCCTTAGTCAAAGCAG GAGCCAATGCTACTGTTGTTATTCACGAAGCAACTCACGAAGACGAACTTCAACAGGAAGCAATAAACAAGAATCATTG CACCATGTCCGAGGCTATTCAATGTGGAATTGACATGAATACAAAGATGCTCATATTGACTCATTTCAGTTTGAGATATCCTAAATTTCCCGTCATTAGCAAATCATTTACTAGCAAAACAGCTCTAGCATACGATTTAATGAAG tTGAAGCTGAAAGACGTTGACTATATTGCACGTTTGGTGCCTGCAATCGAACTCGTCTTCAAAGAAGAGCAAGACGACCAAGAAGACAAATCGATGACAATGTTAACGAATTAG
- the LOC136188592 gene encoding kinesin-like protein KIF16B — MTAAAFASASAAAAATSVKVAVRVRPFSERELKEESKRVVSMEEGRKVLLVNPNSLGSEPRAFTYDYAYSSFDPSEDNYARQDKVFDDLGSLVLESAFGGYNTCVFAYGQTGAGKTFSMMGNGRGDERGLIPRICEQLFERVTQSQIEMSCKAQVSYLEIYNERVKDLMLPPSANKSDTVAAPYTLKVREHPDNGPYVENLSRHVVEKLSDVEALMEIGNRRRTTAATLMNDVSSRSHAVFTISFTQALFEEGVPRETTSKINLVDLAGSERAEASGATGNRLREGSNINKSLTTLGLVISALAHQSLSFHKPNTEAKPIFVPYRDSVLTWLLKDSLGGNSKTIMLAAISPADICYNETLTTLRYANRAKNIVNKPTVNEDPMARLIRELRAEIFELKGKLAERSPFSEHHLQTRLHQNEALVATLTNKWEEKWSQAQHIMQTKGLSLSNAGGTIRVDTEKPYLISIDSDPLSASVTMCYLKEGVSWIGCVNDDGDESRHLDIELDGEQILACHCSIHVKGDEIFLEPEPGALCLVDSKKVEERTNLHQGSIVQLGQSRFFRLTHPAQAALMREEVVAKRRQPQQSAQEMFPRLSSPYMSDGLTLEREIDEDLNQLQKESSKVYEHRHLHRHHHEHHHHYKNNNNDDDDDDDDGDDDDDDDDDDNNSSVQIRRADDIKKIKQKIREDQKRLNMQRERLRQLQRELGGFEDSSDMSGEGEWKVLSAEGQLHDAHTTTRIKIEIEEVEQSLEADRQALQLLSSRHVHFDKEDTLGAGSTDPKIILQYDDEGANKAVVAYRDDNGSPPSSYSPQFRRKDTGGGSRVQNIKRAVLDIFRPTKNRVSLTTKNEDKYHALGDDDCNIFERNVEDVGSIGSGNSSFDVLSLELQQQQQQHEESAPEPASGLVLALENQESGGGGKDERKESRKKIVESDDDDVVRAPRPPLSWFCCYCF; from the exons atgaccgccgccgccttcgcctccgcctccgccgccgccgccgccacgtcGGTCAAAGTTGCCGTTCGCGTTCGTCCGTTTAGCGAACGAGAGCTAAAAGAAGAATCGAAACGAGTCGTATCGATGGAAGAAGGTCGTAAAGTTCTTCTAGTCAATCCCAATTCGCTTGGCTCCGAACCGAGGGCGTTCACTTACGACTATGCG TACTCGTCATTCGATCCCAGCGAAGACAACTACGCAAGACAGGACAAAGTATTTGACGACTTAGGATCGTTGGTTCTCGAATCGGCGTTTGGCGGCTATAACACGTGCGTCTTCGCCTACGGTCAGACGGGAGCTGGCAAAACGTTTTCGATGATGGGAAACGGTCGAGGCGATGAGAGAGGACTCATTCCAAGAATATGCGAGCAATTATTCGAAAGGGTTACACAATCTCAAATCGAAATGTCTTGTAAAGCTCAAGTCAG CTATTTGGAAATATACAATGAACGAGTTAAAGATCTAATGTTGCCGCCGTCTGCCAATAAAAGTGACACCGTCGCTGCACCATATACATTGAAAG TGAGAGAACATCCTGACAATGGACCGTACGTCGAAAACCTCTCCagacacgtcgtcgaaaagcttTCAGATGTTGAAGCGCTTATGGAAATAGGAAACAGACGCAG AACAACTGCTGCTACTCTCATGAATGATGTCAGCAGTCGATCTCATGCCGTTTTTACCATTTCTTTTACTCAAGCCTTGTTTGAAGAGGGCGTTcctcgcgaaacgacgtcaaaaattaatttggtTGATCTAGCTGGTAGTGAAAGAGCCGAG GCTTCTGGAGCGACGGGAAATCGTCTACGTGAAGGATCAAACATCAATAAGTCATTGACTACACTTGGGCTAGTCATTTCGGCTTTGGCTCATCAGAGTCTTTCCTTTCACAAACCCAACACGGAAGCCAAACCCATTTTCGTTCCCTACAGAGATTCCGTTTTGACGTGGCTTTTAAAAGATTCGCTGGGtggaaattcaaaaacaatTATGCTCGCCGCAATATCGCCGGCCGATATTTGCTACAATgaaacgttgacgacgcTGCGCTATGCTAATCGAGCTAAAAATATTGTTAATAAGCCCACTGTCAATGAG GATCCCATGGCACGTTTGATTCGCGAACTGCGTGCTGAAATCTTTGAACTCAAAGGCAAATTGGCCGAAAGA agtCCCTTCTCAGAACATCATCTGCAAACTCGACTTCATCAAAACGAAGCTCTCGTTGCAACTCTGACCAATAAATGGGAAGAGAAGTGGTCACAAGCTCAACACATTATGCAG ACAAAAGGTCTGTCTCTTTCGAATGCTGGTGGAACAATTCGAGTTGATACGGAAAAACCCTATTTAATTTCTATTGACAGTGATCCTCTGAGTGCCAGCGTCACAATGTGTTACCTAAAAGAAG GTGTGTCGTGGATTGGATGTGTCAATGACGACGGTGATGAAAGTCGTcatcttgacattgaactTGATGGAGAGCAAATTCTCGC CTGTCATTGTTCTATTCATGTGAAGGGAGACGAAATTTTTCTTGAACCTGAGCCCGGCGCTTTATGCCTCGTCGATAGCAAGAAAGTGGAAGAAAGAACAAATTTACATCAAG GATCCATTGTTCAACTTGGGCAGAGTCGATTCTTTCGTTTGACTCATCCAGCCCAAGCAGCTCTAATGAGAGAAGAAGTAGTggcgaagcgacgacagCCGCAGCAGAGCGCTCAAGAGATGTTCCCACGTCTTTCATCTCCTTACATGA GCGACGGATTgacgttggaaagagaaatagaTGAAGATTTGAATCAATtacaaaaagaaagcagcAAAGTTTATGAACACCGCCACCTCCACCGACACCATCACGAGCATCACCATCATTataaaaacaacaacaacgatgatgatgatgatgatgatgatggcgacgacgacgacgacgacgacgacgacgacaacaacaGCAGCGTTCAAATTCGGCGTGCTGACGACATCAAGAAAATCAAGCAAAAGATACGAGAAGATCAAAAAAGGCTAAACATGCAGAGAGAAAGGCTGAGGCAATTGCAGAGAGAACTGGGCGGTTTTGAAGATAGTTCAGATATGTCTGGTGAAGGCGAATGGAAAGTCTTGTCAGCAGAAGGCCAATTACACGATGCTCACACAA CTACTCGAatcaaaattgaaattgaagaagtgGAGCAGTCTCTCGAAGCAGATCGGCAAGCTCTTCAATTGCTCAGCTCTCGCCACGTGCACTTTGACAAAGAAGACACGTTGGGCGCCGGCAGCACCGACCCTAAAATCATTCTGCAATATGACGACGAGGGAGCGAAcaaagccgtcgtcgcttaTCGTGATGATAACGGTTCCCCTCCTTCCTCCTATTCTCCTCAGTTTAGAAGAAAGGACACTGGCGGCGGTAGTCGCGTTCAAAATATCAAGAGAGCCGTCTTGGATATATTTCGTCCGACAAAGAATCGCGTCAGCTTGACGACAAAAAATGAGGACAAGTATCATGCTCTGGGCGACGATGATTGCAACATATTTGAGCGCAATGTCGAAGACGTTGGTTCAATTGGAAGTGGCAATAGTAGTTTCGACGTCTTGTCACTGGAattgcagcagcagcagcagcagcacgaGGAGTCAGCACCAGAACCGGCCAGTGGTTTGGTTCTTGCTCTTGAAAATCAAGAAagcggtggcggtggcaaagatgaaagaaaagaaagtagaaagaaaatcgttgaaagtgatgatgatgacgtcgttcgagcACCACGTCCACCTCTGTCGTGGTTCTGCTGCTATTGCTTTTGA
- the LOC136188593 gene encoding zinc phosphodiesterase ELAC protein 2-like isoform X1 translates to MFLLIRLQPWLFSRSSCRFCSYRGRFRTKMNPPSRIYLQIVGSATGDSFPSIMLISDRQRYLFNCGEGLQRFCTEHRVRLAKIKHVFFTRLIWERLGGLPGLGLTLRESGASEGITLHGPQPLTRFVQATRHFLYKGVAHYKNEEFMEDLDKSLSNDDDRGILFPPPCLEDDIVTLWPIVTVDGLKLTAAATTDDDDEDDEKSVRKTTSKRKQYTDYAISYIGKLADVRGKFLPNKAKALGVPMGPAFSRLTKGETVTLNDGTQVNPSDCMEQPSPGPTFFIIECPSENHWSQLVSNKMLIRYAKEKNATVAVHITPHSLFSSSQYQEWLVASFGSCQHIVINEQTSPQRLVYLRQSQIQARLHAIDPNVFPLPATTAEATAAEQQLLLPQNVTAGDLSLKFHFRPDKLKGFDTSDLLAHPNLKDICEEMKKRPDMKLCLDQINLTPRQPHDDDNDDDNDVEITFSGTASSVPSKYRNVSGILLRLGSDDSCTSMMMDCGEGTYGQLLRTFGDEIKRVLASICCIFISHIHADHHLGLIQILMEREKVNPHPVVIVGPLHLRSWLVEYVEACHPVPFKFLYSGDMLHSGHKYEKTFAGMLGMKEFICVPVIHCRDAFGIVFQHRDDWKMVYSGDTRPCPALVKAGANATVVIHEATHEDELQQEAINKNHCTMSEAIQCGIDMNTKMLILTHFSLRYPKFPVISKSFTSKTALAYDLMKLKLKDVDYIARLVPAIELVFKEEQDDQEDKSMTMLTN, encoded by the exons ATGTTCTTGTTGATACGATTGCAACCGTGGCTTTTTTCGCGCAGTTCTTGTCGTTTCTGTAGCTATCGCGGCCGCTTTCGAACGAAAATGAACCCTCCGTCGAGGATTTATCTGCAGATCGTTGGAAGTGCGACGGGCGACTCTTTTCCGTCGATCATGCTCATAAGCGATCGGCAGAG ATACCTTTTCAACTGCGGAGAAGGTCTTCAGAGATTTTGCACGGAGCACAG agTTCGTTTGGCCAAAATAAAGCACGTCTTCTTCACTCGATTGATTTGGGAACGTCTTGGTGGACTGCCCGGTCTGGGATTGACGCTGAGAGAGTCAGGAGCTTCGGAGGGAATCACGTTGCACGGTCCTCAACCTTTG ACTCGTTTTGTTCAAGCTACAAGACATTTTCTCTATAAAGGCGTTGCTCACTATA aaaacgaagagttTATGGAAGATTTAGATAAATCATtgtcaaacgacgacgacagaggcattctttttcctcctcccTGCTTGGAAGATGACATTGTGACACTTTGGCCTATTGTAACAG TAGATGGTCTAAAGTTGACAGCAGCTGCTACTacagatgatgatgatgaggatgaTGAGAAAAGTGTTAGAAAGACAACGTCTAAACGAAAACAATACACTGACTATGCTATATCATATATAGGAAAG TTAGCCGACGTTAGGGGAAAGTTTCTTCCCAATAAAGCCAAAGCCTTGGGTGTTCCAAT GGGTCCAGCATTTTCACGTCTTACGAAAGGAGAGACGGTTACGCTAAACGACGGTACACAAGTGAATCCATCCGATTGCATGGAACAGCCAAGTCCAGGACCAACATTTTTTA TTATTGAATGTCCATCTGAAAATCATTGGTCTCAATTGGTTAGCAACAAAATGCTGATAAGATatgcaaaggagaagaatgCAACAGTGGCAGTTCACATAACACCTCACAGTCTATTTTCATCTTCACAATATCAAGAGTGGCTTGTCGCAAG CTTTGGATCATGCCAGCATATTGTCATCAATGAACAAACGTCTCCTCAACGTCTCGTCTATTTACGACAATCACAAATTCAAGCACGACTCCATGCCATTGATCCCAATGTATTTCCATTGCCGGCGACTACGGcggaggcgacggcggcggaacaACAATTGCTGCTGCCACAAAACGTGACAGCTGGAGACCTCAGTCTCAAGTTTCATTTCAGACCAGACAAATTGAAAGGATTTGACAC GAGCGATTTGCTGGCTCATCCCAATCTCAAAGATATCtgtgaagaaatgaaaaagaggCCAGATATGAAATTGTGCCTTGATCAAATCAACCTCACTCCCCGTCAGCcacacgacgacgacaacgatgatgataatgacGTGGAAATCACGTTTAGTGGAACGGCTTCAAGTGTACCTTCAAAGTACAGAAACGTCTCTGGAATATTGCTTCGACTTGGAAG TGACGACAGCTGCACGTCAATGATGATGGATTGCGGCGAGGGAACGTACGGACAACTGTTGAGAACTTTTGGAGATGAAATCAAACGAGTCCTTGCGAGCATTTGCTGCATTTTCATTTCTCACATTCACGCTGATCATCACTTG GGTCTCATTCAGATACTAATGGAAAGGGAGAAAGTCAAT CCTCATCCCGTTGTAATTGTAGGTCCTCTTCATCTTCGAAGTTGGCTCGTCGAATACGTTGAAGCTTGTCATCCTGTCCCCTTCAA gTTTCTCTATAGCGGCGATATGCTTCACAGCGGTCATAAATATGAAAAGACATTTGCAGGGATGTTGGGCATGAAGGAATTCATTTGCGTGCCCGTTATTCACTGTCGTGACGCCTTTGGCATTGTATTTCAACATCGAGACGATTGGAAAATGGTCTATAGTGGAGATACGAGACCCTGTCCAGCCTTAGTCAAAGCAG GAGCCAATGCTACTGTTGTTATTCACGAAGCAACTCACGAAGACGAACTTCAACAGGAAGCAATAAACAAGAATCATTG CACCATGTCCGAGGCTATTCAATGTGGAATTGACATGAATACAAAGATGCTCATATTGACTCATTTCAGTTTGAGATATCCTAAATTTCCCGTCATTAGCAAATCATTTACTAGCAAAACAGCTCTAGCATACGATTTAATGAAG tTGAAGCTGAAAGACGTTGACTATATTGCACGTTTGGTGCCTGCAATCGAACTCGTCTTCAAAGAAGAGCAAGACGACCAAGAAGACAAATCGATGACAATGTTAACGAATTAG